The Engystomops pustulosus chromosome 7, aEngPut4.maternal, whole genome shotgun sequence DNA window ACCGAAACTTCATTACTGCCTgcaacattaccaggacaaccttttACAAAACATATAATAACCTGTCATAAGAAAAACTAAGGCTCTCCTCAAAACGGTGGTGATCACAGAGCTTTTGTATTGCATTttagaaacgcaatgaaaataccccatgtgaccgcaccctggacATTTTGAATTCAGATTATGCTTTATTCTTTTCTTgaaaatattgtatatgtattgaGTATTTTGATAATTCTCCAGATATCATATCGCAcacaaaattctggtatcggtgcaacctTAGTCCTCTGTACTGTgcagctccacagcccctcccctcaggATTTTGATTGGATCCCTACAGCAGAGCAGGGGCTGTGAAACATTTCattgcagaaagctcttcaggctgaaagacccgcCCAGAGCACTTACAGGAGCTGCAAAACCTGGATTAAAGTTCAGTTTTCACAGTTCTAATGCTACTTGCTAAACAGACAAAGATATGGTTACATGGATCTCCAGGGCCTATACTGAACACTGACTGTAgtcttttataataataaaaataataattaataattcctttattaatatagcgcacacagattacgcagcgttgcacagagctgccaaatcagtccctgtccccatggggttcacaatctaatcaacctaccagtatattggataggaaaaaataataaacttttaaaCTTCTACTAAGTTGCCTGTGCGGATTTCCTTTATCCTCTCCTCATCATTGCAACCTACCAGTATagtttggagtgtggggggaattggaggacccggaggaaaccctctgcaaggctgtaatgctaaccactaagcccctTTACCGCCCTATattattatggtcaaaactgattaCCGATTCCATTTAAACATATTTTGGAAGGTTTAGAACATCAGTGATCCAGTGCTGTCAAAGGCAATTTGATGATATGGCTACATCTGAACGCATGGATATGACATCCGGCCTTGGCACATTAGGGGTAGAAGTGTAATGCAGCTTTTATTTACAGCTAAAAAAACCCAGTCCGATAGATAAGACTTGTCTTCTTGAACCACAAAACTACAATTTTAGGGGATCTTTTTCCATAGCTCTGCCTGGTGCTGttactctttaaaggacacctgtgatCAGGTCtgcgtcacttgtcctgtcactactacctgttggagcagctcacaaggatcccatcccagcctttatctagttatttcatacattattcattgtaaaatcatctattttttatcaagtaaatgaagctggtcacatggtcagaggcggtgatgtcacccctgttacccctcccctctcctccccccctgctcatgtctgtgtgtaatgtatagtaaagcatggctagtgtgtgtgctgcacctgctgacatgctgcatcctcccaatacacaggtgagagacacagacatcagctacacaagtacctgacatgttctgctataacatggctgcctggagatgttgtatctctcctatacacacacacatgcacacacaggctgcagggggtgccagcaccaggaagcacatcattatacagcctcacatcattatacaggctgtcagtcaatcactgggggtgtagctgtacctcccactcatgaatagagtggatagcttgaatatgctaattcttcattggacatttcacaggtcatttgcatacagctttaggacctcattgcttaggcatgtagagggacaatgaagggatagaggcaatgctctctaatggcagtgtatgaaaatatatttagtttaggggggttattttgcatgatgggttctctttaatgtctcCTAAAATAAATTGTGCAGGGCAATTGTAACGCCTAGTATTTAGAGGGACGTCTAACACTAGAAGTTCTGATTGGAATATGCGGGAACCGCAAGGGGCCATAAATGTTGAAAAATTTGTAGGAGAAATAAGTGGTTCTAGTTAATGGTTTCCTAAGGCAGACATCGGACGGTGTAAACCCGGATCTTTGTAAATAGGTCATTCATTTCCACGTCCAGGTGTTGGTAACACTTCCCGGCTCCTGTGTGCTTTAGCTGTCACACCTATTTACCGAAAGCCTAACACAGATGTCCAGCGGCAGATGGAGCGGAGAGCTGATGcccttcactttatatatcattGTCTGAAAGTTTTTCCACTGTCTTTGATCCTTGGCTTCAGGAATGTGAACATAAATTGCAAATTGAATGCAGAATTTAGattatattattgtattatgTTACTATTGTATTGTGTTACTTCCTTGTGTTATTTAGAGAGATACAAAGGAGGTTCAGTGCTGCTTAGAGATCTCCTCTTGCAGCCTTTTGTAGATGTATTTTTTTCATCATTATCTAGTGCATCTCTAGGTTCTCCATCATATTGATCCATATCCAGAATTTCCCATAGGACTGGATCCATGAATTTTGTATATGTAATTGTGACGTCTAACACTAAGCTGAATCGCACTAAGACAGTGTCTGAGTACCTACAGTAGCCTCTCAGTACTGGAAAATACTGTTGTGTTTCTGTCGAATTCATACAATCTCTTACCCCTCACTAAAAAAATATACAGCTTTAATACAGCTCctcatgacaagttccctttaaaatgaagAGAATAAGATggtaatagggtcacccatattatacttgtcTTGTTAAAGTTTGCCCCTGTTCGACATGGGTCACTCCGGCAGCTGGGGTATGCAGTGCATCCATTACTATGTGCATTCTCCCTACATTGTAACCACACTCATATCAGTAGTTGGAGGCCCCTTATGACCCCGATTCCTACCCCCCAGTGGTCATCTGACTCGTGGCGAACTGAAAACttgaacagggtaagtataattcTGGTGACCATATTAGGGCCCTATACTTACCCtgtttaaaattttaaataagtacccaacccctttaaaattttttcTGGTAACACAGGTTTCTGGGGTCGACTAAAAGGGCTCCCAGCAAACTTAATAATTGGGACCCATCCCAGGtaggcagggcagccatcaggaggGGTTTAGTGTTACTGTGGGGCCCAAGACAGAGAAGGGGCCTCTAGTaacagaaaaccctcctcccttctCAGGTGCAGGTAACTTACTGCACATAGGGCCGGACAATCATTCTATGGGAGgtcccacaaaatttgccagtcaggggccccaaacttcctagtggtaGCCCTGCGGGTAGTGCAGAAATATGACCAGTTCTCCATCACGATTTGTCTATATTAATCAAGTATAGTATTGTATGGAAGGGTTCACGTTACTTACTACTACAactcattttttttaatcatttttcacTTGTGTCATTGGTAGGAGTCTCCAGAATTTGACCTTCAGTTTGACACCGCTGCGGATCAGTGGGTGGCAAGTTCCGGCTCCGAGAAGTTTACTTTTTTCCAGATCCTGCATCACACGTGTCAGAGATATCTGTCCGATAGAAAGCCTGAGTTCATCAATTGTCAGTCCAGACTCTTCTCAGGTAAGTTCCATAACCTTTTCTATATCTTAGACATCTTATAGGTACATACAAGCCCCTCTACAGAGCATGATACAGCATGTATAGAAGGGTTTctttttttaagtaaattttttaagtaattttttttgaGCATGTACAACAAATTTAGTAGTAAAAAGTTGGGGGCAGTACAATATTTGCGTACAATAAACGAGCAGGACAAGGAACTGACAGAGGAAACGCATAAAACAAACCAACACATTACAACGCACAACtaaatcaaaatcaagcctgataaaagCGAGGCAATTACTTACATCTGAGTATGTGACGCTACTGCTTTAGTAcattaataaattttaaaaaatcaatatgTATTCAAGGATTGGAGttagatgtgtcctcacactgctgttctctgaacTTTCTTAATTGAACTGTGCCTCAGATCCTCCAATTTGCTCTGATTGACCACTATAGCCAGCTACAGCTTCTAATGGGAAGGGATctaaggacacagcagtgtgatgaaaCACCCCCAGTGATTACAGCTACAATCTGGGAATATAAATgcacttcacagtcctgctgctactagcaacgcATGCAAAGATTTGGTAACACCTAATACCAAACACCATCTGCAGCTTTGTGTGGTCAACTCTGTTAACTGTTGATGGCAAGGAGGGGGGtgctattattttattattttatatttagggGTGTGGGTATAGGGGGgtggatggagacatgaggtgagggaacagagcagtgcagttattgtgtttTTTAGTTGATTCTGAACAGGTGGAttttcaggttatgtttgaaggtttggaaagtgcggacagtctgacacattttggtagagtgtTCTAGggtatgggagatgcacgggagaagtcctggatacggttGTGTTATTTTAGGATTTCAGCCTTGAAAGAATGGAATATGTTTCCCCTCTTATAAAGAAACAACACTATCTTTCTCCTCCAGGCAACAGTATACTTCATTCAGCTGCTGACAGTGTAACCAGTGCCGTACAGAAAGCTAGCCAAGCCCTCAATGAGCGCGGAGAGCGCCTCGGCCGCGCAGAAGAGTCGACAGCGGAAATGATGAACAGTGCACAACAGTTTGCAGACACTGCTCACAAGGTAATCCCCATCACACTGTCCTTATAGCGCCGAACTTATGATGGAATCCATTTACAATATCCATGAGGATCACAGGAAATGGGGGGGCCCCACACAGACTTGTTACATTGAAGGATGTATTTTGGAAGTTCTGTAGAATAAGACTAAGGTCACATTGTTGGGTTATGCAACAAGTAATATGACCATGATATTTTTTTGTCTTGTGTTCACATTGGAGTCATGTGATGGGCAAGCCGTAGGTCATGTTCTTTAGCCTTCACAACACTTACAAGATACTAAAAAACAAAACCAACTAGACTTGTTTCATTGATCCTTTGCATCAATTTAACGTGTAGTTAGgagatatatgtgtatatatactatcgTTATTTAATAGTAAATGCCACTGTCTGGTTCTTTGAAATTGAAAAGATTTGAGCTCACGTTTCATCAGTACAATCCAATCAAAGTAGAATTTTAAATTGGTCCATTTTTGGCTTTAAAAgttaaaaatgcagaatttaGCTTTTAAAGAAAATGCATCATGATAAaaaggggacacttactcaaagatccaggcactgtgactgtgataaactCTAGATTTGTTATCAAtgacctccttcattctaaactcaacttctataattatgcaaatagatcataagggctctgggggttgttactttagttcctctgtgctgtagcttcacaggcttttatacTGTTCAGGAGCATGTCtcagccccctccctctgcccgctgttatcttacacagtgggaggggaggagggttcctgcacagtgtaactgtgctgtagcttcacaggctttaacACTGTGCTGGAACATGTCTAAACCCCCTCCTCTGcccgctgtaatctcacacagtgggatgaGGAGGAGtgttcctgcacaatgtaacagcctgtgaagctacagtacaatCGGACAACACCCCCAtagcctttaggctcattagcataattgtaaaagtcgaTTTTAAAAGCAAGGacgaacaaatataagattaacacagtcatggtgcctggctctatatgagtaagtttccctggtttatattgatggatttttgatggtagatttccttcagttTGAGGCCATCCACCAGCTAATGGCAGGCGATACACAATCTATATAGGATGATGAGGTTaaacagaaaacatttttttggtaTCTTTATACATGTGGAGTCAGAGGTTTACCTTTTTATTCTTTAACAAAatctattattttaaaaaatcctgcaatttaatcttttttatatacattatGCTTGGAATGTTCAGTTTCCTTGTATTTACGACAATCTTTTACTCCTCTTTACAGCTCGCCATGAAACATAAATGCTGACACTCCAGCCTGGGAAATCTGTGTCTATACTCATGCCCCTGCCGAACTCTATATGCCAAAACCTCAGCACAAGGTTATTAGTAAAAATCTCTTTATTTTCAATGGGACACCTATTGACTTTTTTTCTTGCCACTCATATCGTGCTTCTAAGGCACAGGTGGTGCCAATGCAACACAAGTTGAAAACTCTGGGAATAACAAGCAGGGTACAGCAGCTTCCAGCGTCCACTTCCATGCTAGTAATACACGGACATCATCCGGAATGGCATTATGTATTCAGAAGACATGCTACATTATCAGGAATGGGGCCAGAGAACTTTGGGTATGTGGGCAACTCCAGGGTTGTGATGGAAAATACTCAGTATACCGCGATTTCCATCTCTCCGAAAATACCCGCACAGATGTGAATGTCGTGAAACAAGCGGCTGGTTACGGAGAAGTCCTGGCGATGGTGACTTCATACAAAAGACATGTCTTGTTCCGAACCCCGAGCGTCTAGTGGCAGTATTAAGCAGCTTCTCGCAGACAAGCACTTACAAATTGTTTGCATCGCCTACTCGTCACTGGACGTGCCGGTTCTTTTCATAGTTTTACGGCAGATTTTACCatagtttttgtgtgtttttcgtTCCGGCGCCAGTATTTCTGTAGAGCTGGCGTGTTTTAAACATTTCCACGTCTTTTATTTTAATTCATGTTGCATAATAATATTCCAAGCAATAAAATGTTTACTGACATCTTGAAAAATATCGGCGCTTTACTTTTGTTGTAACACAAGGAATGAATGTTgcaaagtagtaacttttacaaCATTATGGACACCGTGGAACTGATGAAGGAAATGTGATGGAAACCATGACCTTTCGGATCCCTGAAGGGTACACAAGGTCACAtggttatccttttatagacactcccaggaAGCACGGGTTCTAAGAAGTGATTTCaaattgtccacacaacttccgggtacggcacaacaataaatcacgaCCCTGAACCCAaagagctgccaccagttctcctttaatataaacccggtccgtaacgggatataatagggtgaggaaccaaccctgtagcatgtatataagcgagactcGGACGTAGGGGATTCTTGAATCGAGATAAAATAGCAACGcaagttaaattttatatttaattgcacactagacaatacagtacacacaatagatatatacagtaagcaTACAGGTAcacaggtagcactacaagtctcagcagttcagtgagttagttaccttttgtgtggccctaatggggatggatagtccacactttaagaACCTTCCTGTGCTTGGTGATGATAAGGTTACCCCCAGGTATAGATGACGTGGCCTtagattatatcaggtgcagacacgCCTCTGCCGACCCAACAAGAGAGGTCATgagtccctcctacctggtattacaatcagagccctggagaagctatAGCttcgtagggtcatggttctggtatcattggatccaggtgaatccccggatcgcattgataccaaacctgacccatttgctatggtcctagcCAGAGATATTGATCtctctggacccaaggatgcTAGAGCCCCAGGAATTGGACCTCTGTGACCTCCTGAAGATAACTTTTCAAATAATGTACTTGCCCTTGGGGTGAGATGGACCGTAACACcataactgtctctattcaaCCTATTGGTTTTAGAGTTTTTATGTCTCTTTATCTCCTGTTTCAAAATGGGGGGAAGATGCATGGAGACGATTCGGCTGCAGAGGTCCTATGAAGCTACCTCTCCTGGAGCGATTGTAAACAACCTAGCTCAATTAGGCCAATTAAGCTGAAGCTGGGGGAAAGTGGGGAACTTGAGCAGGATaagaccccctccccctggtcacatttatcacaggGACCATatgtgctttcttccaaaaacagctcctctcctgaccatgggtactGCAGGGTATCGCAACTacactccattcatttctataaagCTAAACTGCAATAGCGGCACAAAGCATGGTCAAGTGCGGTACTGTTTCTGGAAGAAAGGCTCCtccagacaactcctttaaatagtGGATGAAGGAGATCTGTTGTGTTGTCTGCCATAGACAATGCATAGAGAAAAACACAAGTTCCTGCTCCCTAACACCAGAAGCAACATGCACGACGTTATACAGCAGGAATGAGAAGTAAAAGTGTGAAAAAATTCACTTAAAGCGAATCTCTAACCATGATTTAAGTACCAGGACTAACTGCTATGTTACGTAGGACTATGCCCACACtagcttttgtttttattttccagctgctcGTTCTTTGCCAAAAATTTACTCTAGAAATATGCAAATCTAATGGGAAGTTATGACCTAGAAGGAGCAGCTGGAAAATAATAACAAATGCATGTGTGGGCATAGCATAGTTTGGGTAGATTTTGGTGAAGTATTCTGAGTgtacggtcacacgttgcagttaaaactgcatcgcaatcagctttgaggtggttttaggtgcagttttgtcaattgaacaggtgaaagatatGAAGTGAACGGggggaatgacatttgtggagcaggtttccccttcaaaatcaaattcactcgttcagttcatgtctttcacccgttcaattgacaaaactgcacctaaagccacctcaaagctgattgcaatgcagttttaactgcaacgtgtgactgcaccctaagtgaGAGAGAAAACGTATTAGCTGCAGTATCTTGTCTCTATTTGTGGTTCTGCTTTCAGTAATTGGCCGCTGACAATCATATATTTATCCTGCGGATAAAAGGGGTAGGTAAGACccatttatatatacagtatattatgggaatataggtaatttttttaaaataacaatgaattgaagaaatgttttatgggggggtgttataataattaattcctttatttatataccgcacacagattacacagagcttccaaatcagtccctgtccccatggggctcaccatctaatcaccttaccagtatgttttggagtgtggaggggaaaccggaggacctggaggaaacccacgcaaacacagagagaacatacaaactctttgcagattttgaccctgcgacatgaacccaggactccagtgctgcaaggctgtaatgctaacctctAAACCCCCGTTAGGAATTGAATTAGCTGTAGTTAGGTGAGGTGGGAATACCCCCTTTAACTGAAGCAACATTTCGGCAGTGGGAGCTCCAGAGGGGAGTCCACTACATCTTATCAGATTCATCTCTAGGTATTTATAAACATTTGAGGCCACTTATCAAGATGTtatagggcgatttgggacactaccaCAATTGTGAGAAACTACTCAACTAGTTGCAGctactttttaaaaagtcttaATTAATTTGATTATTCTTATTCAACTTAGCATCTAGATTTATTTTCTACCTTTAGAAATCACTCTGCATAAGGATTATACGTACAAAATGatacaaaataataacatttacaaTGTTGTTTTGCAACGAggtatttttacacatttttacaacCATGTTTTGGTTAAAAACTAGGGATAATCCAGTCTCGGTAAGGAAGTTGAAACAATATTGAAATCTCTTTCTTTTAAAGCTTGTTTACAGGAGcactccagttttttttttttttttatatttgagtaccgtgctttttttttttttttgttcgttttttttaaagaaatctctACAATACATCCTAGTAATGCAATGCTACTGATATGTATGCAGGGTCAGTCATGTAGCTGTATATGGACAGGGCTCTAGTCTGCCATATGCACAGTAAGGACCAATAGGAAAGCAAATGCTGAATGCCTTTGAGTTATTATAAAACTAAAATTttggactcccccccccccatctctcctAAAGATATTCAGGTCATGGTTCGGTCATTCCACTCCTAAATTCCAGTAGGGCGAGGCTTTAATTTTCATTGCCGACTTATTAGCTTATGTTTCCCAAAACTCTCACATTTATTTTACCAAAAgacaagggggagatttatcagaagtgtctgacgtaaaactgttctagttgcccatggaaaccaatcagagctcagctttagttttataaactgctgtgggaaaatgaaagaggagctctgattggttgctgtgagcaactagaacagtttgtttttttactttctatTTGATAACTTTATATGCTCaagaaaataaaatgaatttCCATCTTTCCATACATGCACAGTTCTGCTCTCATTCTCCCCCATttaattcttaaccccttaacgctcagcgtccgatatatcggacactgagccgatgcaggttcagctcaagatctgagccgaaccagcatcgggaaagacggggtgccggctgtgactgatagccggcaccccagtggcctccgatcgcaggtgcttaacccgttaaatgccgcggtcatgccTCTGGGGGATCATTCTCCCACGAtcgcccccaacccccccccccccccccgagccgcTTTCAGGGGGGGcgccagagttacctgcaagggCTGCCAGGATGTGACTGACATCTTACTGTCAGAGTGCCAGCctttgcatgtgcataggctgacactgctaataccctgcaatacatgagtattgcagagtattatcatgaacaagcaatcagatgattgcttgttcatttcccatggtggaacctgtaaaaaagtgaaaaaaaaggttattcaataaaaaataaagttagaaatcaataaaaatgcccataagccccaaaacttATAAAGAGAAATATAACACAAGAAAGTCTAAATCattacacaaaccccacatatatagtatcaccgcatccgtaacaacccgtagaataaaagtaaatcattattgaacccgtacgatgaacgccgttaaaaaaaaactgttataaacccaccaaaaattatgatttttacctattcagtcccacaaaaattgcaataaaaagtgataaaaaaacatatgtactccagaatgatactggtgcaaagtacaatatgtcccgcaaaaaacaagcaatcaaccagctccgtagccaaaaaagtaaaaatgttatgccacttggaagacggcaatgcaaaaatgatagatttttccccacattagggtttcatttgacaaatttagtaaaacgtagcctgctatggggtcctgcctctccttGTTACGCCCCTGGCAATTAGATTTTTGTTGCTGTGTCAAAATAGTAAAATATGAAAATTGATTGCATGCACAAGGGTGTAAAACAAAATGCAAGAAttaatacacattggggctcatttacgaagggtccgaacgccgcactttcgtcgggtttcctaaatatttccgttttgccccgggattgcacgtgacagaaatcatggGGCGTGGACAACCAGACggtttcggacaaaccgcagaatttaaaaaacaaaatgtgtcataagatcaagcactcacatgcaccaggaagaagcaggtgcggcacctgcaggaactcggacgcacaatgttagtgaatcgcgccagacccgaatccacgacgGACAGCGCACCGTAAGAttacgacgggaccgggtaagtaaatctaccccattgtgggGGAGATATACTGGGGGAGAAGGAAAGCTCCATCCAAGTTCCAGTTTTGAGGCTTTCCCGTCCGCATGTTACTTTGAGGGTGAACGCCCCAGCCTGCTGTTTTTTGCTAATAGAAGATCTACGTAGACTATAGCTGAAATCACTGCCAAATCCGACCTGGAATGGTTCGTAACTACTTTGTTTCTGGCACAGTGTTGGATGCTGGGGGGGATATTAAGACTGGCTtttaaaacaccagtcttaatacaaTTACCCCTATGAGTTTTATGTGGCATTATTATCATTTAAAACGATTTATAAATGAAGATACTATCTAGAGTGTTATTGTCACAATATAACATAGCCAATAACCAAAAACATAATTACAATACACAGCAACAAACACAACAATTCTCTTagccgccactagagggagcctctGGTACATGAGATTGTTTTATTCAGTCTACACTTTTTGCAGGATGTTGTATCTATTCAGGAGCTTCCAAGTAATAGAACATTTCTTTGGTTTATAGATTTAgtgcagttaaccccttaacgactctgccttttttcatttttgcgtttttttgcTCCTCACATTCTAAAATCCATACATTTCTccaaggcttgttttctgcataacaaattgtactctacggtgaaggtatttaatattccatatgggaatatgggaaaaaatgtggtgaaattgacaaaaaacattTGCATCACTTTTTGGATTCTGTACTTGTATGTTagtcgaaattgtatatgttataattgtagatccacacaaaatgttttttttgccccagtgataattggagttccaacattttttgctgtaatgggaccaaggattattaataaatttacattacagacaccgtacagctgatcattgcagtctaggactatagtagaggattcagagagcttcaccagaggtcacattgggcagaggggtctgtctgtaactatgggtcatctgtaagttgggtgtccttaagtaggggtccgcctgtaaATAAACAAAATATTGGGCTCCAGCACTGGACTCCTCAGACACAGGATGATCTTTTCCGGACACCAAACCAGATTCATCAATAAGTTCATAGCCCGGACTAACTGATTTACTGAAAAGGAATTACTAGGACTGGTTGAATAATAACtcccttaaccccttcaagaacaagttttcttagtttttttttttttacttctctccttccacaagctataacttttttgatgt harbors:
- the STXBP6 gene encoding syntaxin-binding protein 6, with the protein product MSAKATISKEVFSPQDERMLGAVLVKRRTKKKIPFLATGGQGEYRTYICLSVTNKKPSQVYITKVKQFEGSSSFVRRSQWSLEQLRQVNGIDPNRESPEFDLQFDTAADQWVASSGSEKFTFFQILHHTCQRYLSDRKPEFINCQSRLFSGNSILHSAADSVTSAVQKASQALNERGERLGRAEESTAEMMNSAQQFADTAHKLAMKHKC